The Scomber japonicus isolate fScoJap1 chromosome 9, fScoJap1.pri, whole genome shotgun sequence genome includes a region encoding these proteins:
- the LOC128365433 gene encoding UDP-glucuronosyltransferase 2A1-like: protein MYRPTLLALAVLLCCSLLVNGGKVLVFPVDGSHWVNMKILIEELHSRGHEVTVMRSSDSWYIKAESNHYKSITINSPIGFDPETFGSFVTRMLNMRREGASIWTRMSLEYEMVRQFSQVNKQVVDMTVDVFENKKLMQSLNDTKYDLVLTDPAIGGGVLLAHRLGLPLVFNARWTIQGEAHRSIAPSPLSYVPIPISELTDKMTFSQRVKNFLFYFFTRIQIKYVADPNYQPFVDHYFGPDVHYMELFQAADIWLMRNDFTFEFPRPTMPNVVYMSGFQCKPSKPLSKELEDFVQSSGEHGIIVMTLGTLVAKLPEDMTEDIAAAFAQLPQKVIWRHKGKRPSSLGNNTLIVDWLPQNDLLGHPKTRVFVAHGGTNGVQEAVYHGVPLVGLPLMFDQHDNFFRMEIRGVAKVLDISTLNKDNFLQALKEVLYEPSYRDKMKALSNLQRDQPMKPMDRAMFWIEFVMRHKGAPHLRTDSYKMSKIQYHSIDVVAFLLAVVLLVLIIYIAVVKFLWRRVFSRSKVKKE from the coding sequence ATGTACCGGCCAACCCTGCTGGCGCTGGCCGTGCTGCTCTGCTGTTCACTTTTGGTGAATGGAGGCAAAGTATTGGTGTTCCCTGTAGACGGGAGCCACTGGGTCAACATGAAAATCCTCATTGAGGAGCTTCACTCCAGAGGCCATGAAGTCACAGTGATGCGTTCATCTGACAGCTGGTACATCAAGGCAGAGTCAAATCACTACAAGTCCATCACTATAAATTCTCCTATTGGCTTTGATCCAGAAACTTTTGGCTCATTTGTAACCAGAATGTTGAACATGCGGCGGGAAGGCGCCTCAATTTGGACTCGTATGTCTCTGGAGTATGAAATGGTGAGACAGTTCTCTCAGGTGAATAAGCAGGTGGTGGACATGACGGTTGATGTGTTTGAGAACAAGAAATTGATGCAGAGCCTCAATGACACCAAATATGATTTGGTTCTGACGGATCCTGCAATAGGTGGAGGGGTGCTTCTGGCTCACCGTTTGGGTCTTCCACTTGTCTTCAATGCGAGGTGGACTATTCAGGGTGAGGCACATCGTTCAATTGCTCCTTCCCCATTGTCTTATGTCCCAATCCCAATATCAGAGCTGACTGACAAGATGACATTTTCTCAGCGGGTCAAGAACTTCCTTTTCTATTTCTTCACACGTATCCAAATTAAGTATGTCGCAGACCCAAACTATCAACCATTTGTCGATCATTATTTCGGCCCTGATGTCCACTACATGGAGCTGTTCCAAGCAGCAGACATCTGGTTGATGAGGAATGATTTTACTTTTGAGTTCCCACGCCCCACAATGCCAAACGTCGTCTACATGTCAGGATTTCAGTGCAAACCCTCCAAGCCCCTCTCTAAAGAACTAGAGGATTTTGTCCAGAGCTCTGGTGAACATGGTATCATTGTTATGACATTGGGCACCCTGGTGGCAAAACTTCCTGAAGACATGACTGAGGACATTGCTGCTGCCTTTGCCCAACTCCCTCAGAAGGTTATCTGGAGGCATAAAGGCAAAAGACCATCATCCCTTGGCAACAACACCTTGATTGTGGACTGGCTGCCTCAAAACGACCTGCTGGGTCATCCTAAGACCAGAGTGTTTGTAGCCCATGGAGGCACCAATGGTGTTCAGGAGGCCGTTTACCACGGTGTTCCCCTGGTCGGCCTTCCCCTCATGTTTGACCAGCATGACAACTTCTTCAGGATGGAAATAAGAGGTGTGGCCAAAGTGTTGGACATTTCAACTCTAAACAAAGACAATTTCCTGCAGGCACTGAAGGAGGTGCTCTATGAGCCGTCCTACAGGGACAAGATGAAGGCGCTTTCAAACCTACAAAGAGATCAGCCCATGAAACCCATGGATCGTGCCATGTTCTGGATTGAGTTTGTCATGAGACACAAAGGAGCTCCACATCTAAGGACAGATTCTTACAAGATGTCCAAGATCCAGTACCACTCAATTGATGTGGTGGCATTTCTATTGGCAGTTGTTCTGCTAGTTTTAATCATTTACATTGCAGTGGTTAAGTTTTTGTGGCGAAGGGTGTTTTCTAGAAGCAAAGTCAAAAAGGAATGA
- the LOC128365430 gene encoding UDP-glucuronosyltransferase 2A2-like — protein sequence MYRPTLLALAVLLCSSLLANGGKVLVFPRDGSHWVNMKILIEELHSRGHEVTVMRPSDSWYIKAESNHYKSITINSLNGFDEENFGSFATRMLNMRREGTSIWTLMSLQYEIVTQFYDINKQVVEMMVDVFENKKLMQSLHDAKYDLVLTDPAIGGGVLLAHGLGLPLVLNARWTIQGEAHHLIAPSPLSYVPIPITELTDKMTFSQRVKNFLFYFFTRIQIKYVPDPNYQPFVDRYFGPDVHYMELFQAADIWLMRNDFTFEFPRPTMPNIVYMSGFQCKPSKPLSKELEDFVQSSGEHGIIVMTLGTLVAKLPEDMTEDIAAAFAQLPQKVIWKHKGKRPSSLGNNTLLVDWLPQNDLLGHPKTRVFVAHGGTNGVQEAVYHGVPLVGLPLMFDQHDNFFRMKARGVAKVLDISTLNKDNFLQALKEVLYEPSYRDKMKALSNLQRDQPMKPMDRAMFWIEFVMRHKGAPHLRTESYKMSKIQYHSIDVVAFLLAVILLVVTAFIAAVKFLWRRVFSRSKVKKE from the coding sequence ATGTACCGACCAACCTTGCTGGCGCTGGCCGTGCTGCTCTGCTCTTCACTTTTGGCAAATGGAGGGAAAGTATTGGTGTTCCCTAGAGATGGAAGCCACTGGGTCAACATGAAAATCCTCATTGAGGAGCTTCACTCCAGAGGCCATGAAGTCACAGTGATGCGTCCATCTGACAGCTGGTACATCAAGGCAGAGTCAAATCACTACAAGTCCATCACTATAAATTCCTTGAATGGTTTTGATGAGGAAAATTTTGGGTCCTTTGCAACCAGAATGTTGAACATGCGGCGGGAAGGCACCTCAATTTGGACTCTAATGTCTCTGCAGTATGAAATTGTGACACAGTTCTATGACATAAATAAGCAGGTGGTGGAGATGATGGTTGATGTATTTGAGAACAAGAAATTGATGCAGAGCCTCCATGATGCCAAATATGATTTGGTTCTGACGGATCCTGCAATAGGTGGAGGGGTGCTTCTTGCTCACGGTTTGGGTCTTCCACTTGTCTTGAATGCGAGGTGGACTATTCAGGGTGAGGCACATCATTTAATTGCTCCTTCCCCATTGTCTTATGTCCCAATCCCAATAACAGAGCTGACTGACAAGATGACGTTTTCCCAGCGGGTCAAGAACTTCCTTTTCTATTTCTTCACACGTATACAAATTAAGTATGTCCCAGACCCAAACTATCAACCATTTGTCGATCGCTATTTCGGCCCCGATGTCCACTACATGGAGCTGTTCCAAGCAGCAGACATCTGGTTGATGAGGAATGATTTTACTTTTGAGTTCCCACGACCCACAATGCCAAACATCGTCTACATGTCAGGATTTCAGTGCAAACCCTCCAAGCCCCTCTCTAAAGAACTAGAGGATTTTGTCCAGAGCTCTGGTGAACATGGTATCATTGTTATGACATTAGGCACCCTGGTGGCAAAACTTCCTGAAGACATGACTGAGGACATTGCTGCTGCCTTTGCCCAACTCCCTCAGAAGGTTATCTGGAAGCATAAAGGCAAAAGACCATCATCCCTTGGCAACAACACCTTGCTTGTGGACTGGCTGCCTCAAAACGACCTGCTGGGTCATCCTAAGACCAGAGTGTTTGTCGCCCATGGAGGCACCAATGGTGTTCAGGAGGCCGTTTACCACGGTGTTCCCCTGGTCGGCCTTCCTCTCATGTTCGACCAGCATGACAACTTCTTCAGGATGAAAGCAAGAGGTGTGGCCAAAGTGTTGGACATTTCAACTCTGAACAAAGACAACTTCCTGCAGGCACTGAAGGAGGTGCTCTATGAGCCGTCCTACAGGGACAAGATGAAGGCGCTTTCAAACCTACAAAGAGATCAGCCCATGAAACCCATGGATCGTGCCATGTTCTGGATTGAGTTTGTCATGAGACACAAAGGAGCTCCACATCTAAGGACAGAGTCTTACAAGATGTCCAAGATCCAGTACCACTCAATTGATGTGGTGGCATTTCTGCTGGCAGTTATTCTGCTAGTTGTGACTGCTTTCATTGCAGCAGTTAAGTTTTTGTGGCGAAGGGTGTTTTCTAGAAGCAAAGTCAAAAAGGAATGA